In the Bacteroidia bacterium genome, TATAGTTCCGATGAGCTCAAAGAAAAGAAAGATGCCGGTTACAACATTTTTTACATGGGTATTAATGTGGGTGCCTTCATTTGCAATTTCGTAGCAGCATACATGCGCATTAATTACGGCTGGGGACATGCTTTTGCAGCAGCAGGCGTTGGAATGTTGATTGGGGTAACAGTTTTTTTAGTCGGCACCAAACACATCAAACATGTCGATGTAATTAAACCATTGAAAGAGGGCGATATGTCAACCGGAAAAATCCTGAGCATGACTGTTCTGCCTATGTTTGTTTTTGGAGTATTGGGATATTTAATTCCCGGAAATTTCCTGGGTACCGATACCAATGATGCATTTATTATCGGTTGCCTTCCTGTTATTGGTTTCTTTATTTACCTGGCTTTTAATTCGGAAGCTAAAGAAAGCCGGGCCATTAAGGCTTTATTAGCAGTTTTTACCTGCGTTATTTTATTCTTTGCCATCTTTCATCAAAATGGCGATGCCTTAACCATATGGGCCGAAGACCATACCGACCGCCAGATGCCGGAAGCTATTTCCGAATCAGCCGATAAAATTGGAATGGCTCAGGTAGTGGTTAATAACGACATAGTTTCTGCGGATGAGGCAACTTTCAAATCCAAAATTGATTCTATGAGGGCTATCGAGGATGCCATGCCAAAGGAAACACCGGAAGAGTTAAAAGCTAAAGCGCAATTTGCAGGTGAAATCTCTCAACTCGAAAAGTCCAGGAAATACTTCGAAACCTTGCCAACTGCTCAAATTCCTGCAAAAGGTTCGGATTTGAAATTGTTTTCTACCGAACTTTATCAATCCATCAATCCTTTTTGGGTGGTAATGCTTACTCCGGTTGTGGTAGGATTCTTTAGTTTCCTCAACTCAAGGAAAATGGAGCCTAGCACACCTACTAAAATTGCCATCGGACTTGTTATTACCGCCTTATCTGCTCTGGTGATGGTGGGGGCAGTTATGTCAACCAATCATTTAGAATCCAAAGCCAGTTCCATGTGGTTGCTTGCTTCTTACGGTGTTATTACCATTGGCGAACTTTGCTTGTCGCCCATGGGACTATCCCTCGTTTCTAAATTGTCGCCTCCACGAATTACTGCACTTATGATGGGTGGTTTCTTCCTGGCCATTTCTGTAGGAAATAAACTTTCAGGTATGTTATCGGGCTTGTGGGAAAGCACCGAAGATAAGTCGAACTTTTTTCTCATGAATTTTGCCTTGGTTTCCGGGGCTGCCGTATTATTATTCCTTATGTTGAAATGGCTCAATGGAGTAATGAAAGAAAACAATGTGAAATAGTTTTTCTATTTAATTAAGCAGGTTAACCCTCTTTGAGTTTAATTCAGGGAGGGTTTCTTTTTGGTTTGGCGGGCCCCCTCCGCCAACTGGGTTTTGTGCAACATTTAGAGTAATTGCATGGCGTTCGGGTCACGCTTTCGCCGCTAGTCCTCGTCGCCCTCCGCCTTGGGGCTGCGGGCTCCTGTGGGCTAGCTGGCTCTATCGTTGCCCGGGGTGCAAACCCTAAAGTTTGGTACAATTCATAGGAGGAATTAAGTTTACACAGTTTATAATTCAAGGTTTACAGATTACAATTGAACACAGGTTTGCAATAGAAATGGTGTCTAAATCTTTGTATTTGAAGTGATTGCAAGCCTGGATAAAATTCTATTGGATTTTGGATAGAATAGTTCAAATTGGAGTAATAGACAAATTTCAGG is a window encoding:
- a CDS encoding peptide MFS transporter; the encoded protein is MSDSKSAKHPFGVWILFGTEMWERFGYYLMLGIFSLYMLDSWNNGGMGFSPGQKSDIYGTYLGLVYLTPFIGGLIADRILGYRKAIITGGLMMAAGYFMLSVHSITSFYIALLLIIVGNGFFKPNISTMVGNLYSSDELKEKKDAGYNIFYMGINVGAFICNFVAAYMRINYGWGHAFAAAGVGMLIGVTVFLVGTKHIKHVDVIKPLKEGDMSTGKILSMTVLPMFVFGVLGYLIPGNFLGTDTNDAFIIGCLPVIGFFIYLAFNSEAKESRAIKALLAVFTCVILFFAIFHQNGDALTIWAEDHTDRQMPEAISESADKIGMAQVVVNNDIVSADEATFKSKIDSMRAIEDAMPKETPEELKAKAQFAGEISQLEKSRKYFETLPTAQIPAKGSDLKLFSTELYQSINPFWVVMLTPVVVGFFSFLNSRKMEPSTPTKIAIGLVITALSALVMVGAVMSTNHLESKASSMWLLASYGVITIGELCLSPMGLSLVSKLSPPRITALMMGGFFLAISVGNKLSGMLSGLWESTEDKSNFFLMNFALVSGAAVLLFLMLKWLNGVMKENNVK